One Rhododendron vialii isolate Sample 1 chromosome 2a, ASM3025357v1 genomic region harbors:
- the LOC131318034 gene encoding pentatricopeptide repeat-containing protein At1g63330-like, with protein MRTRRIAAVALIFSPTTTARNYGKGNPFVHHHTLLFHTTQFSTNPNPTDVIAITNRQQLQKLLLEKSKTGFHKLDHALSLFRQMARVHPPPSVVHFNQLLTAVAKMKEYSSIISLYKEIRELGIPIDEYTLTILINCCCRLNQVDFGFAILGIFYKCGYTPNVATFTTLINGYILEGKTSEAVNLFVRLIKYGDIEPNEITYGTIIKGLCKVGDTTMAIRLLRSMQKWNYRPTVVMYNTIIDTLSKDGNLDDAFQLLLEMRGYDIMPNVVTYSSLVDGFCKSGRGKDAAIILSDMTEQNIFPNVVTFNMLIDALCKEGRTEEAEGILQIMIRRGVKPNVVTYSVLMDGYCLQGQIKKAKEVLNSLVDKGLEPNSHSYNILINGFFNKMNIDEAMDLFREMPRKGLKPATDTYNSMLKGLLHIGRCDAADHMFYEMMCSGQTPDILTYSILLDGFFKNKKIGKAVEVFRSMQDQGIVPNIVIYSVIINGMCKAGKIEDARKVFSTFLAKGLKPDVKIYTTLISGLCKAALVDEAEELLLQMEGDGCPPNDVTYNIVVRAFLKRGDKHKVKIFLQEIINRNFKPDVSTMSILVDLLAAEGEDSDFLKMIQSLLPREDGKAVSQALRE; from the coding sequence ATGCGAACAAGAAGAATCGCTGCTGTTGCTTTGATTTTCAGCCCAACAACGACAGCACGTAATTATGGAAAAGGTAACCCGTTTGTCCATCATCATACACTCTTGTTTCATACTACCCAATTTTCAACGAACCCTAATCCCACTGATGTCATTGCAATCACGAACCGGCAGCAACTACAGAAGTTGTTGCTGGAGAAATCTAAAACGGGTTTTCACAAGCTCGACCATGCTCTTAGTTTGTTCCGTCAAATGGCCCGAGTTCATCCTCCGCCTTCTGTCGTCCATTTTAATCAGCTGTTAACTGCTGTTGCCAAGATGAAGGAATATTCATCCATCATTTCTCTGTATAAAGAAATCCGCGAGTTGGGCATTCCAATTGATGAATATACGCTGACTATTTTGATCAATTGTTGTTGCCGCTTGAATCAAGTGGATTTTGGATTTGCTATCTTGGGTATCTTCTATAAGTGTGGTTATACTCCAAATGTGGCTACCTTCACCACTCTGATAAATGGGTATATTTTAGAAGGCAAGACTTCTGAGGCTGTGAATTTGTTCGTAAGGTTGATAAAATATGGAGACATCGAACCTAATGAAATCACCTATGGGACGATCATAAAGGGGCTTTGTAAAGTAGGAGACACTACAATGGCTATACGTTTGCTGAGGAGTATGCAGAAATGGAACTATAGGCCCACTGTTGTGATGTATAACACAATCATCGACACCCTTAGTAAGGACGGGAATTTAGATGATGCTTTCCAGCTCTTATTGGAGATGAGAGGCTATGATATTATGCCTAATGTGGTGACCTACAGCTCTTTGGTTGATGGCTTCTGCAAATCAGGTCGAGGGAAGGATGCCGCAATAATATTGAGTGACATGACGGAGCAAAACATTTTCCCTAATGTTGTGACCTTCAATATGTTGATAGATGCACTTTGCAAGGAGGGAAGGACTGAAGAAGCGGAGGGCATACTCCAGATCATGATTCGAAGAGGTGTGAAACCCAATGTTGTCACTTATAGTGTATTGATGGACGGATATTGTTTGCAAGGCCAaataaagaaagcaaaagaagtGTTGAACTCCCTTGTTGATAAGGGCCTTGAGCCTAATAGCCATAGctataatattttaatcaatggtTTCTTCAATAAGATGAATATAGACGAGGCCATGGATCTCTTTAGAGAAATGCCTCGTAAAGGGTTAAAACCTGCTACTGATACTTACAACTCTATGTTAAAGGGGTTGTTACACATAGGGAGATGTGATGCAGCAGATCATATGTTTTACGAGATGATGTGTAGCGGTCAAACTCCTGACATTCTAACTTACTCAATCTTATTAGACGGATTctttaagaacaaaaaaattggcaagGCAGTAGAGGTGTTTCGTTCAATGCAAGATCAAGGAATAGTTCCTAATATTGTTATTTATAGTGTCATCATTAATGGCATGTGCAAAGCAGGGAAGATTGAAGATGCTCGAAAAGTTTTTAGTACCTTCTTAGCTAAAGGTTTGAAACCCGATGTTAAGATTTACACAACATTGATTAGTGGACTTTGTAAGGCGGCCTTGGTAGATGAAGCTGAGGAGTTACTTTTGCAAATGGAGGGAGATGGGTGCCCACCAAATGATGTGACTTACAATATTGTGGTCAGGGCATTCCTGAAGAGAGGAGACAAACACAAGGTTAAGATATTTCTGCAAGAAATAATCAACAGGAATTTCAAACCAGATGTGTCTACCATGTCCATATTAGTAGATTTACTTGCCGCCGAGGGTGAGGATAgcgattttttaaaaatgatccAGAGTCTTCTGCCAAGGGAGGATGGTAAGGCTGTGTCCCAAGCTTTAAGGGAATGA
- the LOC131317030 gene encoding uncharacterized protein LOC131317030 translates to MIFSRSGNHKLANKPPCRAAISKRQSGLFKKLSELCTLVGYEIALVVFSPGLFKKASKLCTLVGCDIAIVVFSSSEKLFLFGHCCIDASKDMLVNDGGELFSRFNSRTVMELKRELLGWLRHLQDGLVAGILCEIVSILAAQMLPVGKWPELEGFLTCYIQKIDHVALDSTLLNLLDELAQHVPTSYLEAVPRILGMRTSRS, encoded by the exons GCAACCACAAATTGGCAAACAAGCCACCTTGCCGGGCTGCCATCTCAAAGCGCCAATCTGGCCTTTTCAAGAAGCTAAGTGAATTGTGTACCTTGGTCGGCTATGAGATTGCTCTTGTTGTCTTTTCACCTGGCCTTTTCAAGAAGGCAAGCAAGCTGTGTACCTTGGTGGGTTGTGACATTGCTATTGTTGTCTTCTCATCTAGTGAGAAACTCTTCTTGTTTGGCCATTGTTGCATTGACGCATCAAag GACATGCTGGTCAATGATGGAGGAGAGTTGTTTTCAAGATTCAATTCAAGAACGGTTATGGAGTTAAAGAGGGAACTACTTGGGTGGTTGAGACATCTTCAAGACGGACTTGTGGCTGGCATCTTGTGTGAGATTGTATCCATCTTGGCGGCTCAAATGTTGCCTGTGGGAAAGTGGCCGGAATTGGAGGGCTTCTTGACGTGTTACATTCAAAAAATAGACCATGTTGCCTTGGACTCAACACTACTCAACCTCTTGGATGAATTAGCCCAGCATGTTCCCACATCATACCTCGAGGCCGTCCCAAGAATATTGGGGATGCGCACCTCGAGAAGCTGA
- the LOC131318032 gene encoding uncharacterized protein LOC131318032, whose amino-acid sequence MVDALDVNKNIVLHYAVQYGSNECVALLLEHGVAITLENLDGETPIALRGGMESTRYLVFWSPTRPLEPVRLLKTNEAARERWSPCQYLGSFLRILGYCVR is encoded by the exons ATGGTTGATGCTTTGGATGTGAATAAGAATATTGTGCTTCACTATGCGGTTCAATATGGCAGCAATgagtgtgtagcacttttgctAGAACATGGTGTGGCTAT CACTCTTGAGAATCTAGATGGCGAAACTCCCATTGCTTTGCGAGGAGGTATGGAAAGCACGAGGTACTTGGTCTTTTGGTCACCTACCCGACCTTTGGAACCTGTTCGGCTGCTAAAAACAAATGAAGCTGCTAGAGAAAGATGGTCTCCATGTCAATATTTGGGATCCTTTTTGCGTATACTAGGGTATTGTGTTAGGTAA